A genomic stretch from Megachile rotundata isolate GNS110a chromosome 1, iyMegRotu1, whole genome shotgun sequence includes:
- the LOC100879418 gene encoding uncharacterized protein LOC100879418, with translation MKTTNWIYCLLVACVCLVEARYKIRRPPLPPLQPTKLMFKKSWPITHRISTGNMMHINGNLTPKRMVQKVSNYRIRRPPMFNMPPVIWKHQMPMRAPMNNHAVLPQRPPVKEFHSVNKMPEYSPEYRPEAAVLPPTHRGSVDDDKGPIHTIPAPNLSPMDKPFNGEMNADDMAQRQQTTDATYKINHHGSLLPNFDLNTIGTSLSPQKTVTNPTPSQHQYEVTETNSVSQKEYQTVLPTFIPPEFATLSTLINPDLQSNDVFLNNHPASNIGLIGTNIQLGQPNLPMQTNLHSSLHVGFPGTAGQTPYIINQQIPDLHVGHPAPAGPPLSATQLYDLLNSFPQKMPEQYQQGQQPQLQQHILQQQLGQFFQPAGVTGFSQPEMQSFNYDEQDNKEQQQQQQQQQQQQQQQQQQQILFDPEYVAERVNTNYNIEPEVSIDEEENNNLRREEELAYINEGGEQLENNIDYEDTNNQKSQTTYFNKVSNNDGISSQFYTTLPNREAAEKLAALAAAGNVNSQLIGQLRKQQQQQQSVQSEEAMPPNHKNEDYDQTYHQDRSQNRHKHRHSQQEQEQQLQKYEEQQKEYERQQEQHRQRQSTVYNNKRPLRIMVPDENDYKNQSRNDEQKENTEIEYEYENDDADTLSSQANASFDGRSYEQSNAEFGSRLNPKTAV, from the exons ATGAAG ACGACAAATTGGATATACTGTCTGTTGGTCGCGTGCGTCTGCCTTGTCGAAGCCAGGTACAAGATAAGGAGACCACCGTTACCTCCTCTCCAACCAACGAAATTGATGTTCAAGAAATCCTGGCCGATCACTCACAGAATTTCTACAGGCAACATGATGCATATCAATGGGAACTTGACACCGAAACGAATGGTCCAAAAAGTATCAAACTACAG aATTCGTCGACCGCCAATGTTCAATATGCCTCCGGTGATTTGGAAGCATCAAATGCCAATGAGAGCTCCTATGAACAATCATGCGGTCCTCCCGCAACGTCCACCGGTGAAGGAGTTTCATTCGGTGAATAAAATGCCGGAGTACAGTCCAGAGTACAGACCGGAAGCGGCTGTTTTACCACCGACTCACAGGGGCAGCGTTGACGATGACAAAGGACCGATTCATACCATTCCGGCACCTAATCTCAGCCCCATGGATAAACCTTTCAATGGCGAAATGAATGCGGATGACATGGCGCAACGGCAGCAGACCACTGATGCTACGTACAAAATTAATCATCATG GTTCATTACTACCAAACTTCGATCTCAACACCATCGGTACAAGTTTATCACCGCAGAAAACGGTGACCAATCCAACTCCCAGTCAACACCAATACGAAGTAACCGAAACGAATAGTGTCAGTCAAAAAGAATACCAAACGGTTCTACCAACGTTCATACCACCAGAATTTGCGACGCTATCTACCTTGATTAATCCCGATCTACAATCGAATGACGTCTTCTTGAATAATCATCCAGCTTCGAACATCGGACTTATCGGCACCAACATCCAACTTGGACAACCTAATCTACCGATGCAGACAAATTTGCACAGTTCTTTGCACGTCGGATTCCCGGGTACCGCTGGCCAAACACCGTACATTATAAACCAACAGATACCTGATCTACATGTTGGTCATCCGGCACCTGCTGGCCCTCCCCTTTCGGCTACTCAACTCTACGATCTTTTGAACAGTTTCCCTCAGAAAATGCCTGAGCAATATCAACAAG GTCAACAACCACAGCTTCAGCAACACATTCTGCAGCAGCAGCTCGGTCAATTTTTCCAGCCCGCCGGAGTAACAGGTTTTTCGCAGCCAGAAATGCAATCTTTCAATTACGACGAGCAGGATAACAaggaacagcagcagcaacaacaacaacagcagcagcagcagcaacaacagcagcaacagcaaatTTTATTCGACCCAGAATACGTCGCTGAAAGAGTCAATACGAATTACAACATCGAACCTGAGGTATCCATAGACGAGGAGGAGAATAATAATCTACGTCGAGAGGAGGAGCTCGCTTATATTAACGAAGGTGGTGAACAATTGGAAAACAACATCGATTACGAAGATACCAACAATCAGAAGAGCCAGACAACGTACTTCAACAAGGTTTCCAATAACGACGGCATATCCTCGCAGTTCTATACGACGCTACCTAATCGCGAGGCGGCCGAGAAGTTAGCAGCCCTGGCAGCAGCTGGGAACGTTAATAGTCAACTGATAGGACAACTTCGgaagcaacaacaacaacagcaaagCGTGCAGAGCGAAGAGGCTATGCCTCCTAATCACAAGAACGAAGATTACGATCAAACGTATCATCAAGATCGATCGCAGAATCGTCACAAACATCGACACAGTCAACAGGAGCAGGAACAACAGTTGCAGAAGTACGAGGAACAACAAAAGGAATACGAGAGACAACAAGAACAGCATCGACAACGTCAGAGCACGGTATACAATAACAAACGACCTCTGAGAATCATGGTACCAGACGAGAATGATTATAAAAATCAATCTCGGAACGATGAACAGAAGGAAAACACGGAAATTGAGTACGAGTATGAAAATGATGATGCCGATACTTTAAGTTCCCAAGCTAATGCTTCTTTCGATGGGAGGTCATACGAACAATCAAACGCGGAATTTGGATCGCGTTTGAATCCAAAGACTGCCGTTTAA
- the LOC100879640 gene encoding uncharacterized protein LOC100879640 isoform X1, with product MIANNILPLVALCCCSAIVVLSESPEPNKEDLLSRASAQLERLAPYRRTFTDQGTTNEQWQMLDNASKDQANRILKEQRTAFEIYKLLPEDLQIDIAKKVGADRDTIELLGDPKYMEMMQERIKRSGSKRDATGPEGYDHGLPDGYHYGGYGHQDEGSDSGAILKGSGSLISGIANGIIGGLVSASSGASKGSSSFSGTSSSSSSSSSESDHKKPGYGHTYSYNHDTFGVWDIKKVIISTLMQAVKAISGGVIALKGQIIKGSGYLVTAKGKMITKTGDAITTLGRNIVKNVAHAPQPEHHHHGYYEGPPEDGHDESYDGPPPSLEEFAEQNHEYHANLGDGSDVDEHAGLLIMKPTDLDGHHILDENSQKAPPAEPEVSYHGPPPELPVKHLESGNEQNQLNHNEENHLVIESGHPVEHPPSSYEVPLHQRPLDVKDQAYPLYPPLTSGFPVSPLSIQQSVEYPPIHIQYALPHKGSFDLSTADTFGNDLSMYSSLSIDVDPSIKISTLKHANGYELPNLPHGIQPLLPNYPPLQGPLKIPLLQPSNPYWQNQGPLGNFDAYRWYRRRSSAQRRKSVNDVAQRVRLQRG from the exons ATgattgctaataat ATCCTGCCACTGGTCGCACTCTGCTGTTGTTCGGCCATCGTGGTCCTGTCGGAGAGTCCAGAACCCAACAAAGAGGATTTACTATCGCGGGCATCCGCTCAGCTCGAACGTCTGGCGCCGTATCGCAGGACCTTCACGGATCAAGGGACAACAAACGAACAATGGCAAATGCTCGACAACGCCTCCAAGGACCAGGCCAACAGAATATTGAAGGAGCAACGAACAGCCttcgaaatttacaaactgCTGCCCGAGGATCTGCAGATCGATATCGCGAAGAAAGTCGGTGCTGATCGAGACACGATCGAGCTGCTCGGCGATCCGAAATACATGGAGATGATGCAGGAGAGGATCAAGAGGTCGGGATCCAAACGCGACGCTACGGGACCGGAAGGATACGATCACGGACTTCCGGATGGATACCATTACGGAGGATACGGCCACCAGGATGAGGGATCCGATTCCGGAGCGATTCTGAAAGGATCCGGCAGTTTGATCAGCGGTATAGCAAACGGCATAATCGGCGGTTTGGTCAGCGCGTCCAGCGGCGCGTCGAAAGGATCATCCTCGTTCTCTGGTACGAGTTCATCGAGCTCGTCCTCGAGCTCGGAATCGGACCATAAAAAACCGGGATATGGACATACTTACTCG TACAACCATGACACGTTCGGCGTATGGGACATCAAAAAGGTGATCATTAGCACGTTAATGCAAGCGGTGAAAGCGATAAGCGGTGGTGTGATCGCATTGAAAGGTCAGATAATCAAAGGAAGTGGTTACCTTGTCACGGCCAAGGGCAAAATGATTACTAAAACCGGGGACGCGATTACAACTTTGGGTCGCAATATCGTGAAGAACGTTGCGCATGCGCCACAACCGGAACACCATCATCATGGTTACTATGAAGGTCCTCCGGAAGATG GTCATGACGAATCTTATGATGGACCACCGCCTAGTCTTGAAGAATTTGCCGAGCAGAACCACGAGTACCATGCTAATTTGGGCGACGGATCAGACG TCGATGAGCACGCGGGCCTTCTGATCATGAAACCGACGGATCTGGACGGACACCACATCCTGGACGAGAACTCTCAGAAAGCTCCTCCGGCGGAACCGGAAGTCAGTTACCACGGTCCGCCGCCAGAATTGCCCGTGAAACACTTGGAAAGCGGAAACGAACAAAACCAATTAAATCATAACGAAGAGAACCATCTGGTGATCGAGTCTGGTCATCCTGTTGAGCATCCACCGTCCAGTTACGAGGTTCCGCTTCATCAACGTCCATTGGACGTGAAGGATCAAGCTTATCCGTTGTATCCTCCTTTGACTTCCGGCTTCCCGGTCAGTCCACTTTCCATTCAGCAAAGCGTCGAGTATCCACCGATACACATTCAATACGCGTTACCCCACAAGGGAAGCTTCGATTTGTCGACTGCGGACACATTCGGCAACGATTTGTCCATGTATTCGAGTCTGTCGATCGACGTGGATCCATCCATAAAAATATCCACGCTGAAACATGCGAACGGCTACGAACTACCTAACTTACCTCACGGGATTCAACCCTTGCTTCCGAATTACCCTCCGCTTCAAGGACCTTTGAAGATACCTCTCTTGCAACCGTCGAATCCTTACTGGCAGAATCAAGGACCGCTAGGGAATTTTGACGCGTACCGTTGGTACCGGAGAAGAAGTAGCGCTCAAAGGAGGAAATCCGTCAACGATGTAGCGCAACGTGTGAGATTACAGCGTGGGTAA
- the LOC100879640 gene encoding uncharacterized protein LOC100879640 isoform X2, with protein MKILPLVALCCCSAIVVLSESPEPNKEDLLSRASAQLERLAPYRRTFTDQGTTNEQWQMLDNASKDQANRILKEQRTAFEIYKLLPEDLQIDIAKKVGADRDTIELLGDPKYMEMMQERIKRSGSKRDATGPEGYDHGLPDGYHYGGYGHQDEGSDSGAILKGSGSLISGIANGIIGGLVSASSGASKGSSSFSGTSSSSSSSSSESDHKKPGYGHTYSYNHDTFGVWDIKKVIISTLMQAVKAISGGVIALKGQIIKGSGYLVTAKGKMITKTGDAITTLGRNIVKNVAHAPQPEHHHHGYYEGPPEDGHDESYDGPPPSLEEFAEQNHEYHANLGDGSDVDEHAGLLIMKPTDLDGHHILDENSQKAPPAEPEVSYHGPPPELPVKHLESGNEQNQLNHNEENHLVIESGHPVEHPPSSYEVPLHQRPLDVKDQAYPLYPPLTSGFPVSPLSIQQSVEYPPIHIQYALPHKGSFDLSTADTFGNDLSMYSSLSIDVDPSIKISTLKHANGYELPNLPHGIQPLLPNYPPLQGPLKIPLLQPSNPYWQNQGPLGNFDAYRWYRRRSSAQRRKSVNDVAQRVRLQRG; from the exons ATGAAG ATCCTGCCACTGGTCGCACTCTGCTGTTGTTCGGCCATCGTGGTCCTGTCGGAGAGTCCAGAACCCAACAAAGAGGATTTACTATCGCGGGCATCCGCTCAGCTCGAACGTCTGGCGCCGTATCGCAGGACCTTCACGGATCAAGGGACAACAAACGAACAATGGCAAATGCTCGACAACGCCTCCAAGGACCAGGCCAACAGAATATTGAAGGAGCAACGAACAGCCttcgaaatttacaaactgCTGCCCGAGGATCTGCAGATCGATATCGCGAAGAAAGTCGGTGCTGATCGAGACACGATCGAGCTGCTCGGCGATCCGAAATACATGGAGATGATGCAGGAGAGGATCAAGAGGTCGGGATCCAAACGCGACGCTACGGGACCGGAAGGATACGATCACGGACTTCCGGATGGATACCATTACGGAGGATACGGCCACCAGGATGAGGGATCCGATTCCGGAGCGATTCTGAAAGGATCCGGCAGTTTGATCAGCGGTATAGCAAACGGCATAATCGGCGGTTTGGTCAGCGCGTCCAGCGGCGCGTCGAAAGGATCATCCTCGTTCTCTGGTACGAGTTCATCGAGCTCGTCCTCGAGCTCGGAATCGGACCATAAAAAACCGGGATATGGACATACTTACTCG TACAACCATGACACGTTCGGCGTATGGGACATCAAAAAGGTGATCATTAGCACGTTAATGCAAGCGGTGAAAGCGATAAGCGGTGGTGTGATCGCATTGAAAGGTCAGATAATCAAAGGAAGTGGTTACCTTGTCACGGCCAAGGGCAAAATGATTACTAAAACCGGGGACGCGATTACAACTTTGGGTCGCAATATCGTGAAGAACGTTGCGCATGCGCCACAACCGGAACACCATCATCATGGTTACTATGAAGGTCCTCCGGAAGATG GTCATGACGAATCTTATGATGGACCACCGCCTAGTCTTGAAGAATTTGCCGAGCAGAACCACGAGTACCATGCTAATTTGGGCGACGGATCAGACG TCGATGAGCACGCGGGCCTTCTGATCATGAAACCGACGGATCTGGACGGACACCACATCCTGGACGAGAACTCTCAGAAAGCTCCTCCGGCGGAACCGGAAGTCAGTTACCACGGTCCGCCGCCAGAATTGCCCGTGAAACACTTGGAAAGCGGAAACGAACAAAACCAATTAAATCATAACGAAGAGAACCATCTGGTGATCGAGTCTGGTCATCCTGTTGAGCATCCACCGTCCAGTTACGAGGTTCCGCTTCATCAACGTCCATTGGACGTGAAGGATCAAGCTTATCCGTTGTATCCTCCTTTGACTTCCGGCTTCCCGGTCAGTCCACTTTCCATTCAGCAAAGCGTCGAGTATCCACCGATACACATTCAATACGCGTTACCCCACAAGGGAAGCTTCGATTTGTCGACTGCGGACACATTCGGCAACGATTTGTCCATGTATTCGAGTCTGTCGATCGACGTGGATCCATCCATAAAAATATCCACGCTGAAACATGCGAACGGCTACGAACTACCTAACTTACCTCACGGGATTCAACCCTTGCTTCCGAATTACCCTCCGCTTCAAGGACCTTTGAAGATACCTCTCTTGCAACCGTCGAATCCTTACTGGCAGAATCAAGGACCGCTAGGGAATTTTGACGCGTACCGTTGGTACCGGAGAAGAAGTAGCGCTCAAAGGAGGAAATCCGTCAACGATGTAGCGCAACGTGTGAGATTACAGCGTGGGTAA
- the LOC100882189 gene encoding methionine aminopeptidase 1 — translation MALTFGMCETPGCKTMASLQCPTCLKIGIQGSYFCTQDCFKRSWKTHKVIHQLAKGTGGDKTSNEYNPWPFYNYTGKLRPYKREPRREVPEQIKRPDYATHPSGVSVSEQAVRGSAQIKVLDDEEIEGMRVACKLGREVLDEAARTCDVGVTTAEIDKAVHEACIERDCYPSPLNYYQFPASCCTSVNEVICHGIPDTRPLQDGDICNVDVTVYHNGFHGDLNETFLVGNVKPEVRKLVEVTYECLSKAIDIVRPGEKYREIGSVIQKHAQAHGFSVVRSYCGHGIHRLFHTAPSVPHYAKNKAVGVMKPGHCFTIEPMISQGTWRDEMWPDTWTAVTADGQWSAQFEHTLLVTETGCDILTKRLTNDGKPWFMDRS, via the exons ATGGCACTCACTTTCGGTATGTGTGAAACTCCGGGCTGTAAAACTATGGCCAGCCTTCAGTGTCCAACTTGTTTGAAAATAGGGATACAGGGCTCATATTTTTGCACTCAG GATTGTTTTAAACGAAGCTGGAAAACTCATAAAGTTATTCATCAATTAGCAA AAGGGACAGGTGGAGATAAAACTTCCAACGAATATAATCCATGGCCATTCTACAACTATACTGGTAAATTACGTCCTTACAAAAGGGAACCTCGCAGAGAGGTACCTGAACAGATCAAACGGCCAGATTATGCTACACACCCTTCAGGGGTATCTGTAAGTGAGCAGGCTGTAAGAGGTTCTGCTCAAATAAAAGTCCTTGATGATGAAGAAATTGAGGGCATGCGAGTAGCTTGTAAG CTTGGACGGGAAGTGTTAGACGAAGCTGCACGTACCTGCGACGTAGGGGTCACAACAGCTGAGATTGATAAAGCAGTTCATGAGGCTTGTATAGAGAGAGACTGTTATCCGTCTCCATTGAACTATTATCAGTTTCCAGCCAGCTGCTGTACTTCTGTAAATGAAGTGATTTGTCATGGAATCCCTGATACTAGACCACTTCAAGATGGAGATATTTGCAATG TCGATGTAACGGTATATCATAATGGCTTTCACGGTGACTTAAATGAAACATTTCTAGTCGGTAATGTAAAACCCGAAGTAAGAAAATTAGTCGAAGTTACATACGAGTGCTTATCGAAAGCTATAGATATTGTACGACCTGGAGAGAAGTATAGAGAAATCGGAAGTGTAATTCAGAAACACGCGCAAGCACATGGATTCAGTGTAGTACGCAGTTATTGCGGTCACGGAATTCATCGTTTATTTCACACTGCGCCCAGTGTTCCTCATTACGCCA AAAATAAGGCTGTTGGTGTTATGAAACCAGGGCATTGCTTTACTATAGAACCAATGATATCACAAGGTACGTGGAGAGATGAAATGTGGCCAGATACTTGGACGGCGGTTACTGCGGATGGTCAGTGGTCTGCACAATTCGAGCATACGTTGTTGGTTACCGAAACTGGTTGTGATATTCTTACAAAACGGTTAACAAACGATGGTAAACCGTGGTTCATGGATAGATCATAG